Proteins encoded in a region of the Pelobates fuscus isolate aPelFus1 chromosome 11, aPelFus1.pri, whole genome shotgun sequence genome:
- the CENATAC gene encoding centrosomal AT-AC splicing factor gives MAVYRCNVCQRTVFSGRRKHVYEKGHRERLAAILKAFGAKMAAARKMIKTASVVKFDAQEHEKKFWCHCCEEEVQKHTSDGGITVLYGSLLEHVHSPEHRKAVNKFWWTQQADVKLKPQFTLTPEEYERFKSSVIKALENYDETEDHLMKELAAQIREAEQNRLEMLHSALEPVACHSGEERKVAWSNKEGVVYRETVDLDSEEPGPSGIHFMASNSTRTPLTYIGHLVTSSVGNVHTGAIPPWMIPDANESKEQKEIGPSHADFLKHKEKMNIKKLPPNRVGANFDHSTPTDEGWLPSFGRVWNSGRRWQSRHQYRSEVEEVAAKRKKRNEEP, from the exons ATGGCGGTGTATCGGTGCAATGTTTGCCAACGGACTGTCTTCTCCGGTAGAAGGAAACATGTTTACGAAAAGGGACACCGAGAACGACTGGCTGCCATCCTAAAGGCATTTGGGGCCAAG atGGCTGCTGCCCGGAAGATGATAAAAACTGCATCTGTTGTAAAGTTTGATGCTCAGGAGCATGAGAAGAAATTCTGGTGCCATTGCTGTGAGGAGGAAGTGCAGAAACATACAAGcgatgggggcataactgtattgtatggcagtcttttGGAACATGTGCACAG TCCAGAACACCGGAAAGCTGTGAACAAATTCTGGTGGACACAACAAGCAGATGTGAAGCTGAAGCCACAATTTACTCTTACACCAGAAGAGTATGAAAG GTTCAAGTCATCCGTCATCAAGGCTTTGGAAAACTATGACGAAACAGAAGATCATCTTATGAAAGAG CTTGCTGCACAGATCCGAGAGGCAGAACAGAACCGGCTGGAAATGCTTCACAGTGCTCTAGAG CCTGTAGCATGCCATTCTGGAGAAGAGAGAAAAGTGGCCTGGAGCAACAAAGAAGGCGTTGTGTACAG gGAAACTGTAGATCTGGATTCAGAAGAGCCTGGTCCTAGTGGGATCCATTTCATGGCTTCCAATTCAACAAGAACACCTCTGACATATATTGGTCATCtg GTGACGTCTTCAGTAGGAAATGTACATACAG GTGCTATTCCCCCCTGGATGATACCAGATGCAAATGAGTCAAAAGAACAGAAAGAAATTGGGCCATCACATGCAGATTTCCTGAAACATA agGAGAAGATGAATATTAAAAAACTTCCTCCAAACAGAGTAGGAGCAAACTTTGACCACAGCACTCCCACTGATGAGGGTTGGCTTCCTTCCTTTGGCAGAGTGTGGAATAGTGGAAGAAGGTGGCAGTCTCG